A DNA window from Siniperca chuatsi isolate FFG_IHB_CAS linkage group LG6, ASM2008510v1, whole genome shotgun sequence contains the following coding sequences:
- the ccdc17 gene encoding coiled-coil domain-containing protein 17 isoform X4 — translation MERELICGDCNMVFRSTGLLEKHKALFCIGSMAGHLRVQRHSSELLMRDQTGCVDPKQTRTPDLVQLRGQRRNITKWRSVDAKPNSAKAEDIPATSQTESAALQDLTDEFHKLRMSIEENLPNRSKRTTDTEVSGCPLGHSERLKEMREMATLHERQLALIHAHNQQLEQQRDELAHQVSVLSEQSNTTHLESLLMELREQEERNEETLQQLTEHLHALHVREVSVPAAQPDPEENKKMHHNSYELISCADGPLSTQIKALRQAYIQSGGSDPAIVVRMIDLQAEAQSLEKNQPVAAGKSTTAVRTELELVQGENLLQIASLQAEMERSKEAPRPRRQPPPPPPLPLQPKTHIHAPLSLFQARSFSSPLGTCTLDSLDSLGPAPYDPAAGFVVFYDLVLGVDVSQRALRLVAALYSESQEVGPPTPLPPVQCLPGVSLPYTHSLTPRNYALLSVKQPAPRIQPSPSLSLVVEVQTARDLDVHNQDVFKLLSCGWTRMDLFDQYNQLHSGHWRLPVRSLPIRSLSLAQLNSVPQVGNMELCVRLVNGRDGDVQTLAKPDPTSTGHYKYPSVVSHSATIHGNAPQPVSAPQPTGVEQLSSLLSFTDHQDPPPTEASQS, via the exons ATGGAGAGGGAATTGATCTGTGGAGACTGCAACATGGTGTTTCGCTCCACTGGGCTGCTTGAGAAACACAAAGCACTGTTCTGCATTGGGAGCATGGCAGGACACCTTCGGGTTCAAAGACACAGCTCTGAACTTCTCATGAGAGACCAAACTGGATGTGTTGACCCTAAACAGACAAGAACCCCTGACCTTGTTCAG ctgAGAGGTCAACGAAGGAACATCACCAAGTGGAGGAGTGTTGATGCCAAACCAAATTCAGCAAAAGCAGAGGACATACCAGCAACCAGTCAGACAGAGAGTGCTGCTCTGCAAGATCTCACAGATGAG TTTCACAAGTTGAGGATGTCCATTGAAGAAAATCTGCCAAACCGGTCAAAAAGAACCACAGATACTGAG GTGAGTGGGTGTCCACTGGGTCACAGTGAGAGACTAAAGGAGATGAGGGAAATGGCAACGCTCCACGAGCGCCAACTGGCCCTGATACATGCTCACAACcagcagctggagcagcagagagacg agCTGGCCCATCAGGTAAGTGTCTTGTCTGAGCAGAGCAACACAACTCACCTGGAGAGTCTGCTGATGGAGctcagagagcaggaggagagaaacgaggAAACACTGCAACAACTCACTGAACATCTCCATGCATTACA tgtgCGAGAGGTCTCTGTACCTGCTGCTCAGCCAGATCCAGAGGAGAATAAAAAGATGCATCATAACAGCTACGAGTTAATTTCTTGTGCGGATGGGCCTCTCTCTACCCAGATAAA AGCCCTGCGGCAGGCATACATCCAGTCAGGTGGGTCAGATCCAGCCATTGTGGTACGAATGATTGACCTGCAGGCAGAAGCCCAAAGTCTGGAGAAGAACCAACCAGTGGCAGCTGGCAAGAGTACGA CAGCAGTGAGGACTGAGCTTGAGCTGGTTCAGGGGGAGAACCTCCTGCAGATTGCCAGTTTAcaggcagagatggagagaagcaAAGAAGCTCCCAGGCCCAGGAGacagcctcctccacctcctccactcccACTCCAACCCAAGACTCACATTCATGCACCTCTTTCACTG TTCCAGGCCAGATCCTTCTCCTCTCCACTGGGAACATGCACATTGGACTCCCTGGACTCTCTGGGTCCGGCCCCATACGACCCTGC AGCTGGTTTTGTGGTTTTCTATGACCTGGTGCTGGGAGTTGATGTCTCTCAGAGGGCGCTGCGCCTTGTGGCAGCTCTCTACTCAGAAAGTCAGGAGGTAGGACCACCGACTCCACTGCCCCCTGTCCAGTGCCTGCCGGGAGTGTCCCTGCCTTACACCCACAGCCTCACCCCTAGAAACTATGCCctcctgtcagtcaaacagccTGCACCAAG GATCCAGCCatcaccctccctctctctagtGGTAGAGGTGCAGACAGCAAGAGATCTGGATGTTCACAACCAGGATGTCTTCAAACTGCTGTCCTGCGGCTGGACACGAATGGATCTCTTTGACCAATACAACCag CTCCATAGTGGCCACTGGAGGCTGCCAGTGCGCAGCCTGCCTATTAGATCATTAAGCCTTGCCCAGCTCAACTCAGTACCCCAG GTGGGCAACATGGAGCTGTGTGTACGTTTGGTCAACGGACGGGATGGAGACGTTCAGACTCTGGCAAAGCCTGACCCAACCAGCACCGGCCACTATAAATATCCATCTGTG GTGTCACATTCTGCGACTATCCACGGAAATGCACCTCAGCCAGTATCAGCTCCACAGCCCACAGGAGTGGAGCAGCTCTCTTCCCTTTTGTCCTTCACTGATCACCAAGACCCTCCACCCACAGAGGCCAGTCAGAGTTGA